TACATGTTCCATCATTTACTGTTTTCTCCAACTGGCCTCCGCCGAGAAGGTCCATACATTATCCCCGCTGTTTGGATTTCAGTCCCGGTGGAGGTTTCATGGCTGTGGGAAATGCTGCTGGAAAAGTGTTGTTGTACAAGTTGCATCACTACCATCACGCATAGAAGGAATGCTAAGAAAACCAGTATATGGTCACCAGGATCTTGTTTCCTTCGTTTCAGAAGATTCGTTTGCCCGTTCAACGACGATCTGATTGTATCATCCGCTGTATCAATGCAGAAaggttttgcagcttttgaCCTTTTATTTCTGTTCGAACTTCGAATGTGTTGCACCAAACCTTAatggaaaattttgaatcaTTTATATGTCCATCGTAGTTGTTTTTATCTTTCTGTCAGAAATTTGTGCACACATTTATTCCGAGCCGAAGTGAAAAAATGCATTTATTTATAAGAAAACTAGTtgagcagaaaataaataacttttattttacaatttattttttcaataatttgtaAGAGGCTTGTTGGATACTTGAAttaacactcattatatgcttgttccttAAGCTTTCAATATgttttaatatttcttttttggttCTACCTCTTATTTTTTATGAAGAGAATGAATCTTTTTATCAAATGATTGGAAAAAACAGGGTCTGGACCCCaatgtacatgtcattttattttataatttatgtatCCGAATCCAAGTATGTATTTTTCTTAGGTATAAGTAGacatttatatataataaatttaaataaattaacaaatctCCTAGCCCCGCCTAAATGCCTAGGCGCTCATGTCCAGCATTTTTTAGAACTTTGTTAATTACAAATGGCCACTTAATTATGTTTTCAATGCCACatatacaaaataatattaatatattttcaaaatattgttGTCGAAAATTTATGAATAAACGATTACTgataaaacaaagtttttcttctttttcattgtTATTTTTGGATTGTAATTTGACTTAATATTATTATCTGTTTTATTCTaaatgatgcatggttgtatATATTTGACGTGGATTACAAAAGTGCTCTACAACAATGTAGTGTTTTTATAAGAGGTACTTGTCCCTCTTATATGGAAATGGATCATCTCTGGATCCTTTTCAACCTAATCTATTTAGTCTGAGATCTGGActgttgaaatttaatccaactaCTACAGttattatcacttttaaaaGGATCTCCTGTTTATagctgtttgatcaaattttaacgatctGGATCCCAAATTAAGTGGATTAGGTGAAAAGAAATCCGGAGATGATCAATTTCTCTCTTATATAGGCACTTAATGAGCCCCAAAAGTTATGGGCTCTCAAGTACTTCACAACTTTAGCATTAAATGAAATAAATGTATAGACATGACTTATTGACTACTCCTCCATTATTCAATCGACACATAGAAATGAAGTGACATTTGCTCAGGTCTAATTGCAAAGTTTCGTGGGAACGAGCACCGGGCACTGCGCTTAGCCTTGAGCGGCCGAGGAAGCACTTTTCCGAGCACTAGGTTTGATAACCTTTACGTCCCGTTATAGACTTTTGCTCTTGTCAATGGGCAACACGTGACTTGGAGTTGATGTTTGGGCAACCCTTTTTCTAGAGATTCCTGTCGTAAAACTAAGGTCTACCACTGAGTTTGTTTTGAGGTATAATCTTATGGGCTTAAATTATGTAACTTCATTCTACACCGAGTATGGGCTTAAATAACTTCATTCTACACCGAGTATGGGCTTAAATTACGAGAAattttacttgatctctgatgagtagatattatattatatattttatcctaatcttagtaataatttattagttattatgtgtgaattttgatactttgaattatatttctaatgtaggacattcgacctCCTCTGGAagaaaaagtgatcaaacggatgaattttggagtaattccaattgaaggatgttcgtgagtcttcaagatgattgtatcaaaatttcagatttttctacctaGCCGTTTGACCTAAAGGCCCAGTGCGTGGCTTTAGTTGTGAATAGTTTGTATGCATGAATAAACATCCTGATAGCACTTGAAAGAAATCGTACCGATCTGCGAATTCACGAACGAAAATCGTGGCGTTTGTTGGATAAAGTCATTGTGGTTGAAGAAAGTAATAGGAGGCTTGAGAGTTGTGGGTGgaagtggtggtggttgtggttgGATGGACAAGAGGTCAAAgaagaaggctgatgagatcgCAACATTGTTTCACCTCTTTGTCCAAGAAGTGCAGATTTCCTTTCTTAATCTCCTAGAAACACTATCAAGTAACCAAGAAACTCCAACCaaacaatcaagaaaccaagaaaGAACACTATTGTGAGACCGAGAAAGTTCAAGTTGTGTGTATTTCAACAATCTTCTGTTGGTTAGCGTCAGCTTGCCTTCTTTTTGATAAATAACTTTCCTTGGACTATGGATGTGAGAGAGTTACATAAATCTGAACTGATTTTCTCAAATTTACATGTGTTTATCTGCATGTTTGTGGCTGGGCGATTTAACCTAGTCAAACATCATTTCCAGTTCGCTGTTTCGATTCATCTTCTACGTGCTTAATCCAAAACGAGCACTTGCTTCGATAAAGAGACATTATCAGAGCGTAAGGAAGATGATGAAAAGTGGCGGTGGAGCAAAAAGAAAGGAGCAGCTGGAGGACTCATTGTTTGGAGCCATTAGTTCCCCGCTTGAGTTTGggaaggaggatgaggaagaagtTGAGTTGTAGTGGATTTGTTCTATGTGAACCATTCTGCCAATGGCATGCTTTCGGTTGATGGAGAGGATGGAGAGTTATCGGATGAGGAGACTCAGGAAGGGAAACCTGTCCTGGTGGATGAGGAAGAGAAggtcaaacaaatattgctaaAGTTAAGGAAGctgaggaaggaggaggaggagagtttGATTTCGGGTTCAGTTTATATGTCAAGATTGAGAGCTCAACATGCTGAGCTGAACCCAGGCACAGAATGGGCTCAACTTGATCGAGAGTTGTGGGATGGTAGTTATTCTGATGATGATCTCCTTGGAACGAATGAGGATCTTGTTGTGAAGAGCAGCGCAAAGTTGTTGTCTGGACTTCTTGAATATTCAGCACTTGTAAATGCAAATGCAGAGGAACATTCGAATGGTCCGATAATCTCAGTGCACCTTCGTAGAAACGGGATCTGAGAACCTGGGCTTGCATCCATAACGCTGTTGATGAAGGTTGCATAAATGGTACATCTCCAACCAGAACATTGTTTGCTGGTGGTGGTTCAGACAGCGGGATTGTCAACAGTTACAATGGAGAGGAGTTTTTAGGGGGCAAGAGAAAACCCATCGAGAATCTTACAACGAAAGTAGACATTCTCAAGTTCAACGGCGATGCTCAGATACATGTTCCATCATTTACTGTTTTCTCCAACTGGCCTCCGCTAAGAAGGTCCATACATTATCCCCGCTGTTTGGATTTGAGTCCCGGTGGAGGTTTCATGGCTGTGGGAAATGCTGCTGGAAAAGTGGTGTTGTACAAGTTGCATCGCTACTATCACGCATACAAGGAATGATAAGAAGATCAGTTTATGGTCACCATGATCTTGATTCCTTCGTTTCAGAAGATTCGCTTGCCCGTTCGACAACTATCTGATCTGATTGTATCATCTGTTGTATCAATGGAGTCGTGGGTGGCAATTAGTCTAGAAAttttagatttgaaaattttggatcATTTCTTTATGTTCATCTTAGTTATTTGGGACATGATTTCACGCCATTTTTCTCCACATGGACACACTATGGCTTATTTTTTACCGTTAAGACCAAGTAAAGTACATAAAACCAATGGACACATGCACACCCCATGCTTATTTTTTACCGTTAGACCGAGTAAAGTACATAAAATCAACGGACAAACGCAGAGGGCGGTGTGCACACCTATGTCACGATATTGAGATATCGAAGTCAAAAGTATGCATTTAGTTATCAATAGTGTGTATATATTCTACAGAAAAGTTCAAAGAAAAGGaataatgaaaagaaataaatacgCATTTATTTATCGATTTGAAGTAAAAAATATGTTGAAGCGGAGCCAGATCACAGTTCATACCACTGTTCGATTCATTGCAGTACTGAAGCGAAACCCCGCTACCAATTTACAGAAAGAAAAACTCCTGATGAAGTACTTGTGCTCAAGTTCGTCGCTGGCCCCGAGAGGAAACATGCACCATCTATGCTCTCCGGAAACTCAACTGCTGTCACGTTAGATGCTCCAATTTCCAGCAACTGTTCCAAGAGGATTGTCATGTACAAATTTCTGGAGCCACAACATAAACCTGCGCAGTAGTTTAATACACAAACCAGTCATACAAAGCATATTAAAGTACCTATTCTTTCTGATTATCATGACCTAGATCACCATTAACTCTGCAACTGAATAcgcttttaacaaaaatgaaaaagaaaccaGTGTTACCGACTCCTTTTGAGAGAAGTCAAGTAAATCACCGAGTTTTGCATCATTCTTTAGAATTAAACCAATGAACCCAGTTATATAAAATTTCCCACAACTGAACACGCCGCTAAATCCATAACAATATCTTACTGATAACTCTCACCTTTGGAATCAGCTATCTCGTACAGCAGATTGTTCAACCGTAATCAAACACCTGCGGCAGCTTTAACATCGGAGTCTGTCTTCTCCTGGAAGAGGTTCAGTAAAAAAACGATGATAAGTAATACACAGACCGCTGAGTTTATAAGTAGCAAAGATGTAGAAGGTTGACTTCAACCCCTATACAAGCTCAGAGTAATAAAGATTGAAAAGTTTCAGCACTTCTTGAGCAGTAAAAGATGTCAGGGAAGTTACAAATCTTGTTATACATCATGAAAGTTACAGGACCAGAACtacaataaaatgaaaattaaggcAATTCCCTATATGTCCACTACAGACCTGAGATGGAAGGTCTTTTCGTATCTTCCGAGTGGGAGTCCTCATTGTCACAAACTCTTCCGCGGCTGTCGGGTGAATTCCAATTGTGGAATCTAAGTCTGCCTTCGTCAAGCCAGCTCTCACAGCAACTGCAAATCCCTGTAATTTAACACATGTACTGCCACCTGAGCTCCAGAAACTAAAATCCTGAtttggaaaagagaaaaaaacaaataaaagtgaaATGCATTTACCTGCACAATTTCTGGTGaatcttctccacacatgtgtAACCCCAGAACTTTGTTTGACTTTGCACAGACTATGAGTTTCATGAAGGTTCGATCTGGCAACCCTGAGACAGTAGCTTTTAAGGGCCTGAAGTTTGATGTGTAgatatcaacatcaccatactGTTCTACAGCCTGCAAAAGCAACTACAATTTAAGACAAGAAGCCAATTTCGCACAATTGCAGATATACAAAGATAATTTCCTCACCTGTTCTTCGGAAAGACCAACTTGACCAATTGGTGGCTGTGAAAACACAGCAGAAGGAACAGCTCTACTCAAAGCgaaaaaatatcattagaatATACACAATTCACACATTCGCTAGTCTACTTGCATAGATTTTATGGAATACCTCCAAAGTTATAATATCAGGTAGCTAGGATACCTGTAATCAGGTTTTGTTGGTTCATTCAGAAAGAGTGTTTTTGCTATCGCCCCTCCCTCCATCAAAGCAACGGGAGTCAGATTTACTCTATCTGTAACATCTCCAATAGCCCAAATTGAAGGAACTTCTGTACGGGAGAATTCATCAACCTGAGAAGCAAACCAACTCAAAAACCTTGAGAATATAACTCTATATCTCTTGCCCAGTTTTTGGTCACTTTTACCAGGAAAGCATCTAACAAAGAATGCAGAAAACAAAGCAAAGCTTAAACATATCAAGGAACATTACCTCTATTGCTCCATTCTTGGACAGTTTTACACCTACGGCTTGCAATCCCAAATTCTGCATTGCAGCACAAGTTCGCATTACTAACCCATAAACAATACATCTTAATCATTGAACTGTCAGTATTATATTTGCAGAGTGCCACAACCAGGCATGAAGTCCCAATCAAATATTTCTAGACAACTGTCATTCATTTGGTGGATTGTTACACCTATGCCTTGATGGTGATAATCTTTAACTATAAAATCGATGTTTCCAAGTTCAAACCTTTGTATTAGGCCTACGTCCTGTCGCAAACATAATGTGTGAGAACCCTTCAATTGTTCCTTTGTTGGTCTTCAGGGACAATGAACCATCAGCTGCCTTTACAATAGCCTTAGGGGACTCCTCTGCGTGGAACTCGATTCCTCGCAGAGCCATCTGCTCTTGAACAAAATCTCTAACCTGCATGGTTACAAAAACACATATTACACCTTCAGAAAGAGACTTCAATAACGAAAATGTGTAACCAAACCAATGCTGGCAATATGCATGGTTCCTAACCTCTTCATCAAAACCCCTTAAAACTTTCTTCTGCCTTATAAACACATGAACATCACTCGTCAAACCATTGAAGATGCCAGCAAACTCCACCGCGATATAACCACCACCAACTATTGCTATTTTCTCAGGCTTGGTAGGCAAATCAAGGGCAGCATCAGAATCTATTGCATATTCACTTCCGGGAATTTCAGGAATGAAGGGTCGCCCCCCAACCGAAACTAGTATATGTCTCGCAGAATATAGCTTCCCGTCTACATCAACCGTGTGTGGGTCCACTATCTGTGTCATTGGTGACAAAAACACAACATTAAGAACAACATTCCAAGTATATCTCGTGTTccggtcacaatgaaaaatttctcctatatCTACAGCGTTGCATACTTTACAGAGAAAGAGTTTTTCCCCTGCCACACCTTTCCGCGGCCTTCGATCAAAGTGACATTTGCATTTTTGAGAACGTTTTTGTAAATCCCGGTGAGCCGCTGTAGCTCAGCATTCTTGTTGGCTATCAATGTGCTCCAATCATGCTTTGGCTCAGTCTCATATCTCCATCCAAACCCATTACTCTCTTCAAACTCATGAGCAAATTTGGAAGCGTAAACTAGTAGTTTTTTCGGTACACATCCACGAAGAACACACCTTCattaaccaaaaacaaaaaactcagcataaaataataataataataataataataaaagcaaTAACATTTCACAGAACCCAGAATCCAAAATTGTTGAAAAAGCTGAATAATTCAATTCCCAAACACCCAATTGGGCTCCAAAAGTTAAAGACTTACGTGCCGCCGACGCCGCCGGTGTTATCGGAAGAGATGGTGGAGAAGGGGAGCTCGCAGACGGCGACTTTAGCTCCAAAATTGGCGGCAGAGCGGGAGGCGCGGACGCCGCCACTGCCGGCACCAATAGTGAAGAGGTCAAAGTCGTAGTGGCGAGTGGAGTCGGCGCCGTTTCCGGAATCGGCGGCGCGAATGGAGAAGGGGCGGCGGGAGTTGAGGTGGTGGTGGGGGTGAGAGGTAGAGGTGCGGCAGAGGTGGGAGAGAGAGGTTAGGGTtttaggaagagagagaaaggaagggaATTTTTTGGAAAAGAGGAGGTTGTGGAGTGCCGGGGAGGaggagatggtggtggtgagctTTGGGGTGGAGAGAGAGGTGGCCATGATGAAAACGTAAGCGCCTCAAGCTTTGGAATTTTGGTGACTTTGCTGCTTAAATAGGGGCAGTTGCGTTCACGTTGTTTTCGTGTCAAATTTGCACTCGTCCACGTCGCGTGTTATCTGAGCttaaaaattcaaacccaaATTTACCATGTTAAAATAAACGTATTACGTGAGCCGAATCGTTTGCATTCattaaaaacaatatatattacttgaataaataatcaaataaaacaatcatatgaaattacaaaatatttacaaataaTTTCAAAACGCATCATACcactacaaaatatcaaatgtacATGCAAAATGAAGTTTTTGCTTTCAACTTTGTGGAGTCTTCCTCAAAAGGAGGGGAGGTTGATGTAGAGATTCTGGACGTGGTGGAGATGCTGTGATGTGGGGCCGCGATGGCGTATCCTTTCACATATGAAATTACAGTCCTTTTCTCTTAAGGTTCTTATTTTGAGGAATCGTGAGGATCAAATCTATATTAGTTACAAAATTGTATGCAACTGAACCTAAACGAATATAATATTATGGTTAATATGCAATTAGTCATTACAAATTCTCAAAATGAGAGTCCCTACACCACCACCTTTGAGAATTCATTTAAGAGAAACTCTTTAGCGTTTCTCGTATtattctttaaaattttaatcgcTGAAGTGACAAAAAATGTGCCCCAATTTAGAGAATGTGCATGCATCAGGTTGTCAAGAATTGTTGATTGGGGCTATTCAGAGCCAGATAGTTGTAAATTCGCGTAACATTGTGATCTGGAAAGTTTCTGATCTTGCGTTTTTGTTGTATTTGTTTGTAGGTCGATAACAATGCTGCCGCAGATAGCCCATTACCATGTAAGCATCCAGTTCATGGCTCGAAGAGAGTTCGGGTGCCACATTTTCGCAGTACTGCAATGGTAAATGTTTAAAGCTTCTCTTGTTACCATGTCTGATGTGCTGGGAAGGAATTATCCAAGGTTGCAAAACATACACATTTCCTTAGGTGGTTTACAAACCATAGGGATTAAAGTGAATCGAATCTAAACCGTAGGGGCTAATTCGAAATCTGGAACGACTGATTTACCCTCGAATCCATTTGCTCTGTAGTAAGCAAGATACGAACGAACGCTTACTTCCCTGTAAATAGGCTGGTCTCCAGAAAGAATCTCCTTGATTGGTCCGATGGGTTTGATTCTCTCGGTTGGATAGAAAAAACATACAGCTGATACTCTAGGCCCCGCTGTTCCTGCCAGTACCCTGTGCACTACGCTTTTGAACTTGCCGTTGGAGATAAACTGCGCACAACATTGAAGATGAATGAGTTCTCATGCAAGATGATCTTTGTAGTTTTGTGTCTCACTCATCACGTGATTTTGACGTTCATGTTATGTCTCTCTCGTTATGTCAGGATGGTAATAAGAACATaagagagacagagaggagATGTATGAAATCAAGACAGAAAAGTTTCTTCTCAAGGAATTATTAGGATGATGAAGAATAATGtgtttctctgtctctgtcttcACATAATTTGACGTGCTCTTTTTATCTATCTTGTCATGTCAGACTGGTGacgaaagagaggaagagatctATGACACTAAAGATCTATTTTTGACAAAATAGGATGATGAACTTACTTGCAGAAGATCACCGACATTGGCCACGAGAGTTCCTTTAGTTGGAGGAACATCAACCCAATGACCTTCGTGGAGGACTTGTAGGCCGCCAGTTTTGTCATGTAAGACTACGGTAAAAGAGGAAGGATCTGAATGCCTGGATGTGTTGAGGGTCAGCTTGGGTTCTGGACAGCTCGGGGAGTAATGGAGCACCAGACTTTCAACCTTCAGGAACTCTCTGCGTTCCAGGTAGTCAGCGCTAAGCCCCAAGGCCTCCGAAAGCAAACCGGATAGCACATTTCCCAGGTTCTTCATGTGTTTGGTGTACTCCTGCACCGCATCTCTGCGAATCAACCAATCTCTCGTCAGATTATCCGCTAAGTTATGTGATTAGACTATTAATATATATGTACAAGCAGCTTGAGGAGTATGTACCTGCAAACCGATGGAATGTTCTCAGGTTCCAATGGACCGTCCGCGAAATCAAACCCTACCGAGTCTCTCCAAACTGCTGCTTTCGTTGCCAACGGTTTTACACTGCTGTAGTATGCCACTTTTTTATTATAGTCACGAGAATACCAGTCCATCCTATCCTCCTTCGGCTGCTCATGAAATCGTCGAGACCCTTCTAACGCCTTATCCATCGCCTTCTCCGGAACTCCATGGTTAACCATTTGAAAGAACCCCCACGTTTCGCATGCTTCACGAACCTCCTTCACAATCTGCGGACGTCGGAAATCTTGATCAAAGGCCTCAAAGTCTATGACAGGAACTCGTAACTCTGCATTTTTTATTGCCAAATCTGAAAGTCTATCTGCTGGCTGGATGAACATCCTGGGGAGTTTTGTCAGCCCTGTGTCCACAAGTCCTTTTACTCCAGCTTTTGTTTCCTCAAAATCCTTCATATCCTTGGTTATGTCATAACTCGACAGCCCGTTTGCCATTTTCGCAAGCTGGGGAATGACGCTGCGGAAGTATGTTAGACGCTCTGCAGATGTGATTAAAGGAAGCAGAGAATATGAAGAACAACTTGATGAGAATAATTGATTCAAAGTAGTACCTTTGattgaaatatttgaagaatATCAGAATGTTGCCTTGATACCGATGAGCCGATGACTTCAGTACTGTAATTCTAACTGAGAGGGAAGGGACTTTAAGACTCCAAACTGTCATTACATTTGCAATACATTTGGAAtttgtattaatttatttgGCGTCTTAAAATGGTAAGGGAACTCTCTTGAAGTGGGACTCATGAACTCTCTTAGAGTGAGCTCTCTACGGACTCTCTGCtacctcacagtttaacgtcaattcctatgccaatattataaaacattgtttcGATAAACATGAAGTGGCAGAGAGTCCATAAAGACTCTCAacttttagcatttctctttgatAAAATAATTAGGGCTCATGGATGTTTTGTTTTAGCATCTTGTAATAATTGGGGGACAAATGAGTACAAGTCAGAGAATGTGTACACTACAGATTGGCCCACTGCAATTTAGATGAATTTTTCTAATTGAGCATGCAACATGTTTAAGAAATCCCTCCCAAAACCATGCTTGCATTTTTAATTCCTTAACGATAGCTGACTGCCCAATGCACGATGAACGGTTAAGATGAATTGATtcctaggatcctcacaaagagaaatCTTGATGTTTGTTCAAGCAGAGGACAACCATAGTTGTTGCAAAAAATGAAAGTCATAGGAGGGTTTGGGAATGAATGGAAGTG
This genomic stretch from Pyrus communis chromosome 2, drPyrComm1.1, whole genome shotgun sequence harbors:
- the LOC137725539 gene encoding glutathione reductase, chloroplastic-like; translated protein: MATSLSTPKLTTTISSSPALHNLLFSKKFPSFLSLPKTLTSLSHLCRTSTSHPHHHLNSRRPFSIRAADSGNGADSTRHYDFDLFTIGAGSGGVRASRSAANFGAKVAVCELPFSTISSDNTGGVGGTCVLRGCVPKKLLVYASKFAHEFEESNGFGWRYETEPKHDWSTLIANKNAELQRLTGIYKNVLKNANVTLIEGRGKIVDPHTVDVDGKLYSARHILVSVGGRPFIPEIPGSEYAIDSDAALDLPTKPEKIAIVGGGYIAVEFAGIFNGLTSDVHVFIRQKKVLRGFDEEVRDFVQEQMALRGIEFHAEESPKAIVKAADGSLSLKTNKGTIEGFSHIMFATGRRPNTKNLGLQAVGVKLSKNGAIEVDEFSRTEVPSIWAIGDVTDRVNLTPVALMEGGAIAKTLFLNEPTKPDYRAVPSAVFSQPPIGQVGLSEEQAVEQYGDVDIYTSNFRPLKATVSGLPDRTFMKLIVCAKSNKVLGLHMCGEDSPEIVQGFAVAVRAGLTKADLDSTIGIHPTAAEEFVTMRTPTRKIRKDLPSQEKTDSDVKAAAGV
- the LOC137726241 gene encoding 1-aminocyclopropane-1-carboxylate oxidase homolog 1-like codes for the protein MANGLSSYDITKDMKDFEETKAGVKGLVDTGLTKLPRMFIQPADRLSDLAIKNAELRVPVIDFEAFDQDFRRPQIVKEVREACETWGFFQMVNHGVPEKAMDKALEGSRRFHEQPKEDRMDWYSRDYNKKVAYYSSVKPLATKAAVWRDSVGFDFADGPLEPENIPSVCRDAVQEYTKHMKNLGNVLSGLLSEALGLSADYLERREFLKVESLVLHYSPSCPEPKLTLNTSRHSDPSSFTVVLHDKTGGLQVLHEGHWVDVPPTKGTLVANVGDLLQFISNGKFKSVVHRVLAGTAGPRVSAVCFFYPTERIKPIGPIKEILSGDQPIYREVSVRSYLAYYRANGFEGKSVVPDFELAPTV